The Streptomyces sp. NBC_00576 genome contains the following window.
TCGCGACCACGGCGGTGGGCGGCGCGAGATAGCGCAGGTTGATGGAACCCTCGTGGTAGCGGGCGACGACATGGCGCCAGCGGCCGTAGTCCTTGTACTGCTTGGCCAGCGCGCGCACGGAGGGCCTCGGCCGGTACGACACCCGCAGCTCGGGCGAGAACCAGATGAGGCCGCCCGCCTCCCGGATCCGGAAGTTCAGCTCCCAGTCCTGGGCGCGGACGAACTCCACGTTGTAGCCGCCCTGTTGCTCGAGAGCGGCGCGTCGGAAGACGCCCAGGTACACGGTCTCGGCGGGTCCGGCCACGCCCCCCGTGTGGAAGGCGGCGTTGCCGACGCCGATCTTCGAGGTCATCGCGGCGGCCACCGCGTGCTCCCAGGCGTTCTCGCCCTCGGCGTGCATGATCCCGCCGACGTTCTGCGCGCCGGTCTCGTCGAGGAGACGTACGGCGGTCGCGATGTAGTCGGGCGAGAGCATGCCGTGTCCGTCGACGCGCACGACGACGGGGTGGCGGGAGGCCTTGATCGCGGCGTTCAGCGCGGCGGGCGTACGGCCGGTCGGGTTGGGGACCGTTTGAACGCGTTTGCTTGTACCGGCCGTTTCACGTACCAGCTCGGCGGCGATCTCGTCCGTGCGGTCCGTGGAGGGACCGAGGGCGATGACGACCTCCATCTCGCCGTCGTACTCCTGGGCGAGGATCGCTTGGACGGCTCCGCGCAGATGCCGCTCCTCGTCGAGGACGGGCATGATCACGGACACGGCGGGCAGCTGCACGTCGGGCTTGGCGTTCATAGGGGGCTCACGTTACCGCGAACGGGGGACACCGACGCGCGCCGCCCGCGCCCTGACCCGGGCCGCAGATCGTATGGGCCTACGGTGCTCGCGGATCCCACGTTCGGCCCCCTCCCCCCTCCCCCGGCCTGCCTTCGCGGAGGTGTTCCCCCATGCCCGCATCCCCCGCATCCCCCCGCTCCCCCGGTTCCCCGCAGCGCCGGCCACGGCCGTCGTCCGGGCGCCCGCGTCCCCCCGTACGGCGGAAAAAGCCACGCTGGGCCATGCGGGCGGTGACGACGCTGTCCGTCGTGGTGCTCGCCGCGGCCGGGATCGGTCACGCGGTGGTCTCCAGCCTCGATGCCGACATCGCCCGCGTCGACCCCTTCAAGGACATGAAGAACCGTCCGCGGGCCGGTCACGGCATGAACGTGCTGCTGGTCGGCACGGACGGCCGGGGCGGGGTCAGTGAGGCCGAGCGGCGCCGCTACCGGCTCGGCGGCGCGCCCTGCCACTGCACCGACACGATGATGATCATGCACATCTCGGAGGACCGGGAACGGGCGAGTGTCGTCAGCCTGCCGCGCGACTCGTACGCCCAGACGCCCCCGCACACCGACCGGACCACCGGGCACCGGCACGGCGGACACGTCCTCAAGCTGAACGCGGCGTACGCGGAGGGCGGCCCGAACCTCACCGTGCGGACGGTGGAGCACATGACGCACGTGAAGATCGACCACTACCTGGAGATCGACTTCATGAGCTTCATGAAGACGGTGGATGTGCTGGGAGGAGTCGAGATCTGTACGCCGAAGCCGCTGAAGGACTCCTACACAGGGCTGGATCTCGCCGCCGGGACGCATGAACTGAGCGGCGGGGAGGCGTTGCAGTACGTGCGTTCACGGCACGCCGACGGGTCCTCCGACCTCGGGCGGATGCAGCGCCAGCAGCGGTTCATGGCGGCGCTCATGGCACAGTCCACGTCGTCCGGGGTGCTGCTGAACCCGATGAAGTTCCGGGACATCACCCGGGCGGTGCTCGGGTCGGTGCGGGCGGACAAGGAGTTCGGTACGGGTGAGCTGCTGGACCT
Protein-coding sequences here:
- a CDS encoding LCP family protein, which produces MPASPASPRSPGSPQRRPRPSSGRPRPPVRRKKPRWAMRAVTTLSVVVLAAAGIGHAVVSSLDADIARVDPFKDMKNRPRAGHGMNVLLVGTDGRGGVSEAERRRYRLGGAPCHCTDTMMIMHISEDRERASVVSLPRDSYAQTPPHTDRTTGHRHGGHVLKLNAAYAEGGPNLTVRTVEHMTHVKIDHYLEIDFMSFMKTVDVLGGVEICTPKPLKDSYTGLDLAAGTHELSGGEALQYVRSRHADGSSDLGRMQRQQRFMAALMAQSTSSGVLLNPMKFRDITRAVLGSVRADKEFGTGELLDLGRAMRNFSPASSEFTTVPIGRMGYAVKGIGSTLKWDAAKAGRLFRALREDEPLAVRKGGGGSKGGGAPVRVEVAPQQIRVQVENGTLTAGLGRKVDRALAATGFRTTRVPVNARDRGAGRTVIAHDPRWDRSAKSLAAALPGSSLRVVRGQGPVLKVVVGADYQGVRKVRAGEFGASTGDQVECG
- a CDS encoding glycosyltransferase family 2 protein, translated to MNAKPDVQLPAVSVIMPVLDEERHLRGAVQAILAQEYDGEMEVVIALGPSTDRTDEIAAELVRETAGTSKRVQTVPNPTGRTPAALNAAIKASRHPVVVRVDGHGMLSPDYIATAVRLLDETGAQNVGGIMHAEGENAWEHAVAAAMTSKIGVGNAAFHTGGVAGPAETVYLGVFRRAALEQQGGYNVEFVRAQDWELNFRIREAGGLIWFSPELRVSYRPRPSVRALAKQYKDYGRWRHVVARYHEGSINLRYLAPPTAVVAIAAGVLLGAVLTPWALLVPGGYLAAIAAGSVPAGKGLSLKARLQIPVALATMHMCWGWGFLTSPKSLARKVIAARRPAVLDGANAA